A window of the Maniola hyperantus chromosome 16, iAphHyp1.2, whole genome shotgun sequence genome harbors these coding sequences:
- the LOC117989401 gene encoding general odorant-binding protein 19d-like codes for MAFGRLVVFCCFIGASFARTDQEIKREFVEQAVICSKEIPVSGDEFQNIKDHKIPDNMNAKCLVKCVLHKKGMVDDKGMFDESSSIKMSEKEYEGDKEKIESSKKLYEICRKVNDESLSDDSGCERAALLATCLTEHAPKMGFSIQ; via the exons ATGGCATTTGGTCGACTTGTGGTTTTCTGTTGCTTTATCGGGGCGTCTTTC GCACGAACTGATCAAGAGATCAAGAGAGAGTTCGTCGAACAAGCTGTGATATGCAGCAAGGAAATCCCGGTGTCCGGAGACGAGTTTCAGAATATAAAGGACCACAAAATCCCGGATAACATGAACGCCAAGTGTCTGGTCAAATGTgttttacataaaaaaggaatg GTGGACGACAAAGGTATGTTCGATGAAAGCAGCTCGATTAAAATGTCGGAGAAAGAATACGAGGGTGACAAAGAAAAAATAGAGAGCTCCAAGAAACTGTACGAGATTTGCAGAAAAG TTAACGACGAATCGCTCAGCGATGATAGCGGTTGTGAAAGGGCAGCTCTCCTGGCGACTTGCCTCACTGAGCATGCTCCTAAG atgGGATTTTCCATACAATAG